The following coding sequences lie in one Pseudorca crassidens isolate mPseCra1 chromosome 2, mPseCra1.hap1, whole genome shotgun sequence genomic window:
- the FCRLA gene encoding Fc receptor-like A isoform X1 yields the protein MKLGCVLMAGVFYFSPAMLWAAQMLLAGCHTASFSGSSRTMPSSAAGFEALQCEGPVSTQEGSCHTEDDLTDPREVDFQVKGYTFSEPFHLIVSYDWLILQSPAWPIFEGDPLVLRCQAWQDWPLTQVTFYQDGSALGPPGPNKEFSIAVARKTDSGHYHCSAIFRSPGPGSPETASPVAITVQELFRVPVLRATPSAEPQEGSPVTLSCQTKLPLQRSAAHLLFSFYKDSRTVRSRGPSSEFQIPTASEAHSGSYWCEAATEDNQVWKQSPKLEIRVQGPSSSAAPPTLNPAPQKSAAPETTSTEPPGPLPPLPTPSSKDLGSSSPLHFPDPHLHHQMRILLKQIQDMRVILGHLVMELRDLSSHLKLQATKDPAKY from the exons ATGAAGCTGGGCTGTGTCCTCATGGCTGGGGTCTTCTACTTTTCTCCTGCTATGCTCTGGGCAGCCCAGATGCTACTGG CTGGATGTCATACTG CATCATTTTCTGGTTCTTCTCGGACCATGCCCTCCTCAGCTGCCGGTTTTGAGGCGCTCCAGTGCGAAGGACCTGTCAGCACCCAGGAGGGCAGCTGCCACACTGAGGATGACTTGACGGACCCAAGGGAAGTCGACTTCCAGGTCAAGGGCTACACTTTCAGTGAACCCTTCCATCTGATTGTGTCCTACG ACTGGCTGATCCTCCAAAGTCCAGCCTGGCCTATATTTGAGGGAGACCCTCTGGTTCTGCGCTGCCAGGCCTGGCAAGACTGGCCACTGACCCAGGTCACCTTTTACCAAGATGGCTCAGCCCTGGGTCCCCCTGGACCTAACAAGGAATTCTCCATCGCCGTGGCGCGAAAGACAGACAGCGGGCACTACCACTGCAGTGCTATCTTCAGGAGCCCTGGTCCTGGGAGCCCAGAAACGGCATCTCCTGTGGCTATCACAGTTCAAG AACTGTTTCGAGTCCCGGTTCTCAGAGCCACACCTTCAGCTGAGCCCCAAGAGGGAAGCCCGGTAACCCTGAGCTGTCAGACAAAGCTGCCCCTGCAGAGGTCAGCTGCccacctcctcttctccttctacaAGGACAGCAGGACAGTGCGTAGCAGGGGCCCTTCCTCAGAATTCCAGATCCCTACTGCTTCAGAGGCACACTCTGGGTCCTACTGGTGTGAAGCAGCCACTGAGGACAACCAAGTTTGGAAACAGAGCCCCAAGCTGGAGATCAGGGTGCAGG GTCCCTCCAGCTCTGCTGCACCCCCCACCTTGAATCCAGCTCCTCAGAAATCAGCTGCTCCAGAAACTACTTCTACGGAGCCCCCTGGGCCTCTGCCTCCACTGCCCACCCCTTCTTCTAAGGATCTGGGCTCCTCTTCTCCTCTGCACTTCCCAGATCCCCATCTGCATCACCAGATGCGTATTCTCCTCAAACAAATACAGGATATGAGGGTCATCCTTGGTCACCTGGTCATGGAGCTGAGGGACTTGTCCAGCCACCTGAAGCTTCAGGCCACAAAGGATCCTGCCAAATATTAG
- the FCRLA gene encoding Fc receptor-like A isoform X2 → MKLGCVLMAGVFYFSPAMLWAAQMLLAGCHTAAGFEALQCEGPVSTQEGSCHTEDDLTDPREVDFQVKGYTFSEPFHLIVSYDWLILQSPAWPIFEGDPLVLRCQAWQDWPLTQVTFYQDGSALGPPGPNKEFSIAVARKTDSGHYHCSAIFRSPGPGSPETASPVAITVQELFRVPVLRATPSAEPQEGSPVTLSCQTKLPLQRSAAHLLFSFYKDSRTVRSRGPSSEFQIPTASEAHSGSYWCEAATEDNQVWKQSPKLEIRVQGPSSSAAPPTLNPAPQKSAAPETTSTEPPGPLPPLPTPSSKDLGSSSPLHFPDPHLHHQMRILLKQIQDMRVILGHLVMELRDLSSHLKLQATKDPAKY, encoded by the exons ATGAAGCTGGGCTGTGTCCTCATGGCTGGGGTCTTCTACTTTTCTCCTGCTATGCTCTGGGCAGCCCAGATGCTACTGG CTGGATGTCATACTG CTGCCGGTTTTGAGGCGCTCCAGTGCGAAGGACCTGTCAGCACCCAGGAGGGCAGCTGCCACACTGAGGATGACTTGACGGACCCAAGGGAAGTCGACTTCCAGGTCAAGGGCTACACTTTCAGTGAACCCTTCCATCTGATTGTGTCCTACG ACTGGCTGATCCTCCAAAGTCCAGCCTGGCCTATATTTGAGGGAGACCCTCTGGTTCTGCGCTGCCAGGCCTGGCAAGACTGGCCACTGACCCAGGTCACCTTTTACCAAGATGGCTCAGCCCTGGGTCCCCCTGGACCTAACAAGGAATTCTCCATCGCCGTGGCGCGAAAGACAGACAGCGGGCACTACCACTGCAGTGCTATCTTCAGGAGCCCTGGTCCTGGGAGCCCAGAAACGGCATCTCCTGTGGCTATCACAGTTCAAG AACTGTTTCGAGTCCCGGTTCTCAGAGCCACACCTTCAGCTGAGCCCCAAGAGGGAAGCCCGGTAACCCTGAGCTGTCAGACAAAGCTGCCCCTGCAGAGGTCAGCTGCccacctcctcttctccttctacaAGGACAGCAGGACAGTGCGTAGCAGGGGCCCTTCCTCAGAATTCCAGATCCCTACTGCTTCAGAGGCACACTCTGGGTCCTACTGGTGTGAAGCAGCCACTGAGGACAACCAAGTTTGGAAACAGAGCCCCAAGCTGGAGATCAGGGTGCAGG GTCCCTCCAGCTCTGCTGCACCCCCCACCTTGAATCCAGCTCCTCAGAAATCAGCTGCTCCAGAAACTACTTCTACGGAGCCCCCTGGGCCTCTGCCTCCACTGCCCACCCCTTCTTCTAAGGATCTGGGCTCCTCTTCTCCTCTGCACTTCCCAGATCCCCATCTGCATCACCAGATGCGTATTCTCCTCAAACAAATACAGGATATGAGGGTCATCCTTGGTCACCTGGTCATGGAGCTGAGGGACTTGTCCAGCCACCTGAAGCTTCAGGCCACAAAGGATCCTGCCAAATATTAG